The following coding sequences are from one Humulus lupulus chromosome X, drHumLupu1.1, whole genome shotgun sequence window:
- the LOC133805924 gene encoding uncharacterized protein LOC133805924 produces MPQHCHLESSISKKPPPFPQCFQKKKLNFQFKKFLDMLKQFHINIPLVEALEQMPNYVKFMKDVLTRKIRLGEFETVTLTKECSSFLQDKLPPKLKDPGSFTIPCTIGETYCGIALCDLGASINLMPMSVFKKLGIGEVRPTTVTLQLENRSLAHLDGKIEDVLVRVDKFIFPVDFIVQDYEADREVPIIFGRSFLATGRTLIDV; encoded by the coding sequence ATGCCGCAACATTGTCACCTAGAAAGTTCAATTTCAAAGAAGCCACCTCCATTTCCTCAATGTTTtcagaagaaaaaattgaattttcaatTCAAGAAATTTCTAGATATGTTGAAGCAGTTTCATATCAACATCCCACTTGTagaggcacttgaacaaatgcctaactatgtgaaattcatgaaagatGTTCTTACAAGGAAGATAAGGTTAGGAGAGTTTGAAACTGTGACTCTAACCAAAGAGTGTAGTTCATTTCTGCAAGACAAGTTGCCACCAAAGTTGAAGGATCCTGGGAGTTTCACTATTCCATGTACTATTGGAGAGACTTATTGTGGGATCGCTTTATGTGATCTGGGTGCCAGCATTAACTTGATGCCAATGTCTGTTTTCAAGAAATTGGGGATTGGAGAAGTTAGGCCTACTACAGTTACTCTTCAACTTGAAAATAGATCTCTTGCTCATCTAGATGGGAAGATTGAAGATGTATTGGTGAGGGTAGACAAATTCATATTCCCTGTTGATTTTATTGTGCAAGACTATGAGGCGGATAGAGAGGTGCCCATTATCTTTGGAAGGTCATTTCTTGCGACAGGAAGAACTTTAATTGATGTGTAG
- the LOC133805925 gene encoding uncharacterized protein LOC133805925, which yields MPSSTMRLLHFNNLMKNLYEAWEQFKELLRKCPHHGIPHCIQMETFYNDLNAHNRMVVDATANRALLAKSYDEAYEILERISNNNYQWPTSRLSTGRNVVGIHDVDAITSLAAQVSSISNMLKTMNMEMNQSMGQPMGTQMGHMESISCVYYGEGHTFDNCHSNPAAVCYMGNKNTNGPYSNSYNPSWRQHPNFSRSNQGAGPSNPSMPPRPNFPSVKNEAMIQSQAASLRNLENQVGQLAIELRNRPHGTLPSDTKNPRNVGKKHCKAVTFRSGKVLEKDKTNFGHEVDVRSVS from the exons ATGCCAAGTTCCACAATGAGATTACTTCATTTCAACAACTTGATGAAGAATCTTTATGAGGCATGGGAGCAATTTAAGGAGTTGTTGCGCAAATGCCCTCACCATGGCATTCCACATTGCATTCAGATGGAGACTTTCTATAACGATCTCAACGCTCATAATAGAATGGTCGTTGATGCTACAGCGAACAGGGCTCTTCTTGCTAAGTCCTATGATGAGGCATATGAAATCCTTGAGAGAAtatccaacaacaactatcaaTGGCCCACTTCTAGATTGTCTACAGGTAGAAATGTGGTTGGTATTCATGATGTAGATGCCAtcacttctttggcagcccaagtGTCCTCTATTTCTAATATGCTCAAGACAATGAATATGGAGATGAATCAATCAATGGGGCAGCCTATGGGGACACAAATGGGGCACATGGAGAGCATTTCTTGTGTGTATTATGGTGAGGGTCATACTTTTGACAACTGTCATTCGAATCCAGCAGCTGTGTGTTATATGGGGAACAAAAATACAAATGGTCCTTATTCTAATTCATACAACCCATCTTGGAGGCAACATCCCAATTTTTCAAGGAGTAATCAAGGGGCTGGCCCTAGCAATCCTTCTATGCCTCCAAGACCAAATTTTCCATCAG TGAAGAATGAAGCCATGATTCAAAGCCAAGCGGCTTCATTGAGGAACTTAGAAAACCAAGTTGGGCAACTAGCTATTGAGCTTAGAAATAGACCCCATGGTACATTGCCAAGTGATACCAAGAATCCAAGGAATGTGGGCAAGAAACATTGTAAAGCCGTCACTTTTAGGAGTGGGAAAGTGTTGGAGAAGGACAAGACCAATTTTGGGCATGAGGTtgatgttaggagtgtgtcctaa